The sequence cgctcccacctccggtcaactttacggcggtcgggcagtggggcaggggggtgggggaatggcccgcccacccaaggcaaatcaaggcccttaagttgccacttaacgaccacttaaggcccctcgcccacctccacgggtattttacctgtgccaAACAGGCGTGTTAGGGACGTGAAAGgttgcccagcaatagctgcctgcCTTTCCGTGccccaggggagtgggggaggggtgggagggccATGGCAGTCAGGGATaggatgcccgattgagggtcgcccccacctcccaacccacccccaggacccaagacaccccactcccccccaaacgaccactccagcctcaccagggacggaccaatctccctggtgaggcaagcccaacttacctcatctccACGCTCCATtgcatcagctgggctgcagtcccagcagtggccactgctcccggtagtgctgctgggactaggagctgccGCCCCACTGATTGGCTGAcaactcactgaggtgggacctcttccctcaagcgggtggaagtcccgcctcgggacaattaaagtccggggacctgtaaaatacgggacagatctgcgggctaggcggaagcgggttcgctactgacttttacatcggtggcgaattcctgtccgcctaaagtaaaatccagccctgtgagtCACCACATTCCGTTAGTTTACAAAATGTAATTGACAGAATAAGAGAATAAAGGTGAAGATATCCCCAAAGGCAGAATACATGAAATAGCATCAGATAAAGCTACCAAAAAGATTACTGTTTGCAGTGTTACCAAATTTATAATTATATTTAACATTATAATACAATCATTCAGAAGGTGTGTATCTGTAAATAAACCTGACATGCATTGTCCATCAGTATTTGAAATTCTTATTCAGCAAGGGCCCATTAGAGTTTACAATCCGGCAATTATATCAAAGAAAAGCATTGCACTCTACACCCCTGCCCGCCCGCCCCACCCACACCCAGCCTGCCAAGGGATCGCTCAAGTTGGACACTGGCAAGTAAAACAGTGCCAGGGCATTGAAACAGCAACTCAGAAACTGGCACCAAAACAAGTCATAAACTACAAACAGCATTGCCAATTATTTCATTATTAATCATGGCTGCATTTTAATGGAAATAAGAGGCCAATTTTAAACTTGCATGGTTAACTGCGGGCCTTGAGATTTACCCGGCAAGTTAATGGTTAAGCAGGAACACCCATAATCACACCAGCGTTGGCTTCTTGTAGCCACTGTACACGTCCCAAGGAAAAAATGAGCCAAGTTTTTCACTGTATGGGTCCAAGTGCTGTAGCTTATTATGTACCATGCAGTAGTTTTCATGGTCTCTGACAGTCGTTGTCGTGGCTTCAAGGTCCAAGTTTCCCACCAGGAATTTTTCTGTGGGAGGCTTCTGAAAGCTATAGTGCAGTCGGGAGATCATCTGCTCGTGCTGCCGCTGCAGGCGCCTGTTTTCACTTCGCAGCATTCGAAGGGCTAACATGACCAGCAGCACCAAGATGAAAGCACCTGCAATGCACACAGCTATCACGGCTGCCCTGAACCAGATCTCCTTGGCATTGGCCTCTTGCTGGTAGGCCAGGTTCCTATTCCCAGATGTCCGCTGCTTCTTGGCTCGCCGGTCTGAAATCAGATTGAGAGGCCATTTTAGCAACTTATTGCAACTCAAGTTTATTTCTAATCAGTGTAGAGGTTTAATCATTCCAATACAAAAAAGAGGAAAACATACAATAATTCACAAAAATGTGTCTTTCACTGTAAACATTAATACAGTGTTCCGCTGTTAAATGCAAAATTTCTTAAGATCATAAAATCATatggcccagaaggaggccattcaaacaATCGTATCTGTGTCAGCTCTTGTACTATGGGGTGAATTGACCAGCACTGGAGTGCACAAATCTGTGCACTTACAGCTATTTAAGAGTTAGGGTTTGTGATTTTGGTTTATGCATATTGGCTCCTGAGATTTATGTAGTAATCCTGGCTGGAATTATGGTTATGTGGATGTCAGGATGAGGAGAAGATTGgcctcagctgtgatgccccctATGGTTGACAGCCATGCCCTTATCAAAGTGTCTGTTGTGGCTCAGTAGGCAGCAATCTGCTCTCTGAGATATTTAAGGGCCTCAGCCCATCGTTGCAAGCCTAATTGTGGTGGTGGTGGGACAATAATGGCCTAGttaggggcctcaattggcggcgcgGTGGGAAGGCCATTCTCAAGCTTCCCCaacccggacttaattttggcggaggtgggaaggtggtgtgGATCCCCTCCCACcaacatcccacccaattttatgatctccctgcctccaaacctcccatgggggagagcataaaattcccctccacacctccccccccccccccaccccccggcacgCTCCGGGGttacttggtcaatatttatccctcaatcaacatcacaaaaatagattatttggtcattactgattgctatttgtgggagctcgctgtgcacaaattggctgccatgtttcctacattacaacagtggctacacttcaaaaaggtacttaattggttgtaaagcactttgagacatctggtgggcatggagggcactatataaatggaagttctttatTATGTGTTTTCAAATGAATAATGACCATTTTGATCAGTAATTGATGGGTAACAGGCCCACAGAATCACATCTCAGCACAGAATCAACACATTCAGATGAGCAGCTGGAGCAGGAAATTTGGCAGAGGACAAGAGAGTTGATTCATTGCTCTAGAAATAGTTTTTTAATGTAAATGGTGTGGCTTCTACAACATCAGGAACACAGGCAAGGCATGGTACTGAGCTATGGTGTATTCTACAAAAGAAAGCACTGCATAGTACGAGTACTTTAACTACATCTGTTATGTTCCATCAACCAGCAGCAGAGTGCTGGCAACATTTCCCATTTACTAACATTAAAACTTAAAGATGTCTCAAGGAAATCACTTGGGAATTCCTTAAACTCTGAACAATTCAAAAGTTGGCTTAATACCCACACATATTAATATGAGGTTGAAGTTGTATTGGAACATCTTTCAAGGTGATCCCGTATCTGAAGCTAAAGCTTGATCTCATACTGATCTTGTTAGTTTTATTGCATATTTTTGCATTACTGTGAGGACAAAACCATTTCACAGCCATGTTAAATGTGTTATGTAACAGCTCTATAAACTCTGTTTGCAATAATTAACTCTTCAGAAGGATTCAGCTAATGAAATCAACTATCAGAGAGTTTGTACTTCATGTAAGTGAGAAGTCAAATGAAGATTTGAGTTCTACATTCTGTTGTGTCTCTTTATAAGTACTTAAACAAATTTTTGAAATATGCACATAAGGGTAGATTTGTGTCTTCACTGTCTAGACTCTAATCTGGCAGTGAGGAAAGACATTCCTTTATAGAAACTGACCAGTTTTCATGCTATTAATTTTAAATAAGGTTTTTGCCTTCACAACACATGTGTTGATCGTCGGTGTTGAGAAGTGCTTGATATCTGTCCTAAATTTCTCTTTCACCAGTTTGAGCATGTGCTTCCCTAGTATTAGTCTTAATGGTGTGATTTAATTTTAAGCAAAGTTCTAAAGTCACCTATTTACTATCTTACATATGAGGTACACTGCCATTTCACCACCTCCATTTGAGGTTGAAGAGTCCTATTTTCTCCAGTTTTACCTCATGACTCAGCTCATTGACTTAAGGGACCAACCACATGTCTCTTCTCTTCACTGCCCCCAAAGCTTGACTGTTTCTCCCTTGTGTCTCACTGGCCAAAATTGGACACTGTGCCCATGATGATGTGGTCTGGTCACATCAATGTATGTCTCCCAACTTGTACCCTTGTAACAgcagttgtcatgcagacccccacctgccaagaatgaggcatattaattttgtcatatgaacattgattttaaactggtgCTGGgatgacttgttaaaaaaaattcaccagacacttagctggaaaaacatttgcatactaacagacagtgcttggagagacaaaggactattccctggtccatttaacccaaaatggactgtgatcaccagacaatgaatgtgaggaagctcacattctaggatgactgctaagatgacagaatccacaaacagaagtggtcaaaccagctagtcacataacaAACCTGCTGgggaacctttttttaaaaaattgtaccagagaaagagagaggcagcttTGAACTAAAACCTGGAAtaaggaagacacgtaaacctcgagagaaaagactccgacattgaaacaagttgaagtgtgaactgggccccaacaaagagcaggaccgaccagcaaccaaagactccacattgaacttaaaggactgtaactaccaaagatcgtctcaaacttttcccctttattccttctactttttctgtctctatctgcgtgcgtgtttatggcgtatgcatgctagcatggtcatgtcgcatattcgtagtcggtaaccgaattagaatttaagattaataaacttctacctttcttgtttaaaatctaagaaaacctgtctgaattgatttcttcaccttacaattggaaagcgatgaacaaggattcactaagggggaagctaaaacacggtgtttttttgaaaattaaaccctgttacggttaaaccaggcaaaggctgagagggaacccttagacccctttcaactggtcataacagaaatttgggggctaacatccaggatttgacccacagaaaaacgtaaaattggaagtgggaatccaaattgatcccaaacaaaagagaaaagatttcaatacaggttttcttgtggttgtgtgtgctagaatactaacatgtctgcaactgaagccagtagctgcccaagccagggtgaagtaacttgtgataagttaaaagcactgtctatggaggagttgagaaaaatggctgagcagtgtgggatcactgtaagtggcaaggctaggaagtctgaactcctaagactagtggccaaccattttttccttgaatctgaagaagcagaagcagggttagaagtagacccagacagggtattgctagcaaagctacaattggaacagaggaaacttgaattagaggagaaagtAGAGAAacaggagaaaaagagagacaggagagagaaagaaagagccttccagaaggaacgtgaagacaaagagagggaggagagagaaagaacct is a genomic window of Heterodontus francisci isolate sHetFra1 chromosome 33, sHetFra1.hap1, whole genome shotgun sequence containing:
- the LOC137347914 gene encoding BMP and activin membrane-bound inhibitor homolog, producing the protein MDRHPNLMAVWLQLELCVITILFTKGEIRCYCDGPQCVATGYMCKSQLSACFTRLLDPQNVNSPLLHGCMDTFSNTTEICHSQNSYQHKGHWSLLECCWEDMCNYKGLQEVLLHSGSSMSDRRAKKQRTSGNRNLAYQQEANAKEIWFRAAVIAVCIAGAFILVLLVMLALRMLRSENRRLQRQHEQMISRLHYSFQKPPTEKFLVGNLDLEATTTTVRDHENYCMVHNKLQHLDPYSEKLGSFFPWDVYSGYKKPTLV